CTCCTCGTTCGGGACGTTGAGCTATTCCTGCGACTGTACGGCGATACGTATCGCGATACGATCACCTAATCGATTGATTCTCACTGGTCGTGCTGGTTCTGCGACGATGTGTATCAACGGAAAACAGGAGGGACTTCGGTGAGCGGAAGCAACGATCCGTCCGCGCTGCGCTGGTTGATCGGTGTGGAACTGACGACGTACCGCAAGCAAGTGGGGTTGTCACTTACCGAGCTGTCAGTGGAAACAGGGATATCCAAGCCCAAGCTCGGCCACATGGAAAGCGGACGTTACCAGCAGCAACCGGATGACTTGGCGAACGTCCTGCGTGCTTGCGGTACCGATCAACGGGGAATCGACCGTCTGACCTCCTTGAGTGCCCGTTCTGATTCGAAATCCTGGTGGGCTCCCTGGGCGCATGTGGTTCCGGACTGGCTCAAGACCTTCGTCGGACTGGAGGGGCTGGCCTATTCCGAATTCGTCTACGAACCCCTGGTGCTACCGGGGATGATGCAAACCGCTGAGTACGCCGAGGCCCTGACGCAGGCGACCGGCTTCGTTCGTCAGAACCACACCGAAAGGTTCGTCTCGTTCCGACTCGCGCGTGCCCGGCGGCTCACGGAAACAGCGGATTTGCGAGTCCAGGTAGTGGTCGGGGAATCGGCGCTGCGTCTGGCGGTCGCCTCGCCGGAAGTGCGGCGCGCTCAGTACGAACGTCTCCTCGGACTCGCCGAACATCCACGAGTCACTTTGCAGATCCTCACGCCGGAGTGCGGGCCGCACGATGCGGGGAGTACCGGTCAGTTCTGCGTGCTGCACTTCGCCGAAGCACGGCCCATCGCCTACACGGAATTGCTCGATGGTGCCGTCTACGTACAGGACCCGGACGACGTACGCACCTATACACTGGCGGCTGAAAGTCTGCAGCGAGTAGCGCTCGATCCGGATGAGTCGTTCGCTTACGTGAAAGCACTGGCATCGGACGAGTAGCTCGGGAGGTCTGGGATGTCTGTTCGCGAGGGCGAGGTCGTGTGGCGGAAATCGAGCCGCAGCGCGAACAACGGCTTATGCGTCGAGGTGGCGCTGGGTGCCGCCACGGCGGCGGTGCGGGATTCCAAGGACCCGGAGGGTCCGGCCCTGCGGGTGGGCGCCGCGGAGTGGGGGAGGTTCCTGGCCGGGGTGAAGCGGTGCGCCTTCGATTCCGGCTTCGCTGGCTGACCCGGAGCGCCCCGCGCGGATCGACCTCGCCGGAGACGGGACCGGGTGCGGCGGTGAGGCTCCGCCCGGGACGGGTGCTCACCGCGCTCGTGTATCGGCGTGGTTCCGGTTCTTCTTCGCTCAGGAGTTCTCCGCCGCCGACTGGGCGGTCAGGAAGTCGCGGTACCAGTCGAGAGTGGCCCGCAGCCCGTCCACGAGTGGGGTGGGCTGTCGGCCGAAGTGCCGCTCGAACGGTGCCGAGACCATGTTCTGCGGGACGAGGTGCTGGTAGAAGAGCTCGGCGTACTCGTTCATGAACCGCTCGTCGAACGGTCCCGCGGAGGTGGGCCGGTCGAGTACTCGCGCGGTGATCTCGCTGCCGGTGATCCGCTCGACGAGGTCGTGGAGGTGTTCGGTGCTGACCGCGGGCACGGTGGGCAGGTGCCACACCCGGCCGGTGGCGGCCTCGTCGGTGGTGGTGCCGAGGTCGACGAGACCACGGGCGACGTCCGGCAGGTAGGAGTAGCTGTGCGGCAGCGTGATGTCGCCGAACCCGAGCGCGGGCTCGGTGGTCAGCACGGCGGGGAAGAAGGCCCCGCCGAGGGTGGAGTTCAGCACGCGAGGGCCGTAGAAGTCGGCCGCACGGCCCAGCACGACGTCGGCGTGTCCGGCGTGGTGCGCGTCCAGGTAGGACTGGTCCAGCGCGGCGCGCATCCGTCCCTTGCGGCTCGTCGCCGCCCAGGGGGTGCCCTCGGTGATGGCCGTGCCCTCCGCCTCGCCGTACGGGTAGAGCGTGTCGAGCACCACGAGCCGGGCGTCGTTCCGGCCCGCGGCGGCGAGCACCGCTCGGCCGATCTCCGGCAACTGCTCGACCTGTAGGTGGTACGGCACGTTGACGGCGTGGTAGATCGCCGCGGCACCCGCGGTCGCGGAGACGGCCCGGTCGGCGGAGGAGACATCGGCACGTACCGTCTCGACCCCGGCGGGGGCGTCCTCGATCGGACTGCGGCTGACGTGGCGCACCCGGAGCCCACGTGCGAGCAGTTCGTCCACGATGGTCTTTCCCGCCGGACCGGCGCCGAGCACGACGTGCGTTTCACCGGTGGTCGTGGTCATCAGTACTCCTTCAATTTAGTGAGTGACTGTTTATTCACTTTTGAGGGCAGGGCAAGCGATGCCCGTGCTCTCGGGGAGCCCTTCGACTGGGCGTGGAACCGTCGCGCGAGTCAGGAAGCCGGAGTGTGCCGGAAGCCCTCCGTGAGCGCGGCCGCCCAGTCGGTGTCGGTGTCGAACGCGTCGATCGCGGTCAGCAGGTGGCACAGTTGGCCGCGAGCGAGGAAGTTCTGAGCCTGGGCCGCGTCCGCTCCGGCACTGGAAACGACCAGCGAGGTGATCCTGCCGATGCCGTCGCGCACGGCCGAGGCCACTTCCGGGGTCTGGGTCGAGGCCAGTGCCTGCACCTGGAGCAGCAGCAGGTCGCGATCGGCGATCAGCTCGGCGTACCGCACCCCCATGCGGTCCAGGGTCTCGGTGCTGTCCGGGCTTTCCGCCTCGTCGACGGCCTCGGCGAGCGTGCTCACGATGCGGTCGTAGCAGTCCTCGATCGCGGCGACGAACAGGTCGACCTTGCGCGGGAAGAGCTTCATGACGTACGCCGAGGAGATGCCCGCGTGCTCGGCGACCCGGGTGACCGGGCTGGTGTCGTAACCACGGCGAGCGAACACGGTCACCGCGCTGCGGATGACCGCGCGTCGACGCTCCTCGGCCGTCGCTCTCGAGCCCGTCCTCATAGTGAGTGACTGTACATTCACTTCAGGGGGGGTGCAAGCGAGTCCGCCGGAGCTTTCCGCTCGGGCAGACCTCTCCGCCCGGAATCCGGAGGACGCTCGCGCGGTGACGAGCAGGGCACGGAGGTTACGCGAACTCGGGACGGGGAGCGGGCCGGCTCGGAAACGCCTCCGAACCGGCCGGCGGCCCCGGGGCGGTGCCGGGGCGCTCGCGAGCGTCCCGGGGGTCAGCTCCGCCGTGCTGTCTGCCCGTTGTCCCCGCTTTCGACGATCCCGGAGTGCTCGGCGATTTCCGCCAGACCGGGATCGGCCCCGTCCACCGCTGTCGAGGAGCGGGACTCCGTTCCGTCCGCGAACTGGGTCCGGTACAGCTCGGCGTAGTGCCCGTCGTGTTCCAGCAGCTCGGTGTGGGTCCCCTGCTCGGCGATGCTTCCCTCCGAGATCACCAGGATGCGGTCGGCCCGGCGGATGGTGGCCAGCCTGTGGGCGATCACCAGCGAGGTGCGCCCGGAGAGCGCTCCGCGCAGCGCCTGCTGCACGGCGGCCTCGGACTCCGAGTCGAGATGCGCGGTGGCCTCGTCCAGCACGACGATGGGCGGTTGCTTGAGCAGCAGTCTCGCGATGGCGATGCGTTGCTTCTCCCCGCCGGAGAGCCGATATCCCCGATCACCGACGACGGTGTCCAACCCGTCCGGGAGGTCGGTGAGCAGCTCCTCGAGCTGGGCGGTCCGCAGCGCCTCCAGCAGTTCCGCGTCGGCGGCGGAGGGACGCGCGTAGGCGAGGTTCGCCCGGATCGTGTCGTGGAACAGGTGCGCTTCCTGGGTGACCACGCCGATGGTGGAGTACAACGAGGCCAGGGTGACGTCCCGGACGTCGTGCCCGCCGACGCGGACACTTCCCGAGTCCACCTCGTACAGCCTGCCCGCCAGCTGGGCGATCGTGGTCTTGCCCGCTCCGGAGTGCCCGACCAGCGCGATCATCTCCCCCGGATCGGCACGGAAGGAGACGTCGTGCAGGACCTGGTGCGCGGGCGTGCTCTCCTGGCGCGCCACCGATTCCAGGGAGGCCAGCGAGACCTCGTCGGAACCGGGGTAGTGGAACGAGACCGAGTCGAACTCCAGGCTGTTCGCCCCGGAGGGGAGTTCGATCGCGTCCTCCCGCTCGCGGATCATCGGCTGCAGATCCAGCACCTCGAACACGCGGTGGAAGCTGACCAGGGCCGTCATCACGTCGACGTGCACGTTGGACAACGAGGTCAGCGGACCGTACAGGCGGGTGAGCAGCGAGGTCAGCGCGACCAGGGTGCCGAGCTGCAACGAGCCGCCGATCACCAGCGTGCCACCGAGGCCGTAGGCTATCGCGGTGGCCAGCGCGGCCAGCAGTGTCAGCCCGACGAAGAAGACCCGGCTGTACATGGCCGAAAGCACACCGAGATCGCGCACCCGCGCGGCCTTGCCCGCGAACTGCTCGGTCTCCTCGTCGGCCCTGCCGTAGAGCTTGGTCAACATGGCGCCGCCGACCCCGAAGCGCTCGGTCATCAGCGAACTCATCTCCGCGTCCACGGCCATCTGCTCGCGGGTGACGCGCTGCAGCCTCTTGCCGATCCAGCGGACCGGGAGCAGGAACAGCGGCAGCAGGGCCAGCGCGATCAGCGTGATCTTCCAGGACAGCGCGAACATCGCGGCCAGGACCAGCACCAGGCTCAGCACGTTGGACACCACGGAGGACAGCGTGCTGGTCAGGGCGCGCTGCGCCCCGATGACGTCGCTGTTGAGTCTGCTGGTCAACGCTCCGGTCTGCGCGCGGACGAAGAACGCCAGCGGCATCCGCTGCACGTGGTCGAACACGTCGCGGCGCAGCTCGTAGATCAGCCCTTCTCCCAGGCGGGAGGAGTACCAGCGCTGCAGCAGCGTCAGCACCGCCTCGGCGAGGGCCACCCCGGCCACTGCCACGGCGAGCCAGAGGACCACTCCCATGCGCCCCGGCACGATCCCGCGGTCGATGATCGCCTTGAACAGCAGAGGAGTGACGACCCCGAGCACGGCCGTGGCCGCGACCATGAGCAGGAAGGGCACGATCACGCCGAGGTAGGGCCGCGCGTATCCCAGTATCCGTTTCGCCAGGCCGGGAGGGAGCCGTTGTCGGGTGACCGAACTGTCCCTGGTCAGCGACCGCATCGTCGCCCAGCTCACTCCGTTGTCCATGCCGGCACCTTTCTTCGTGGTGGGATCGGTGTCGTTCGATCAGATGACTTGAAGTTCACTGGAAGTCAAGAGTTTTTTCGGGGTCAATGCGGCGGGGCGTCCTGCTGGTTCGGGGTGGTGGAGCCGCCCTGCTCGTCGGCCAGCTTCAGCAGCAGGTGGCGCAGCTGCTCGTGTTCCGCCTCGGACAGGCGGGCGAGCATGGCCCCGTTCACGGACTCCGCGACCGAGTCCGCCTGAAGCAGGACGTTCCGCCCCTGCTCGGTCAGGTGGAGCAGTCGCCGCCTGCGATCACCGCTGTCGACGGCGCGGGACAGCAGCCCGCGCTGCTCGAGCCTCGGCAGCAGCGAGGCCAGGGTGGCCTTGTCGATGGCCGCCTGCTGGCCGACGACGGCCTGTTCGATGCCGGGGTGCTCGTCCACCGCGCGCAGCACCGCGTACTGCGGTTTGGTCAGCTCGGGCAGTTGTGCCTGCCAGTTGGCGTTGTGCTCCTGCAACGTGCGGCGCAGCAGGTGGAAGACGGCCGCATCCAGTTCCACTGTGTTCTCTCGCAGTCGGTCGTCGTTGGGTGCTCGTGCATCTTATTGAAGTTTTCCATTCTCCCCTGGCGCAGGTGATCGGCTGGCGGAACCTCCCGCGGGACGGCCGTTCCGCGGAAGCGGACCGCGACCCCGTGCGTTCCCGCCGCACCCAGTGTTAGTATGTACACGAACGTTCGTCTACGAACGATTTTTTGGAGTGGCGATGCGGTTGGTGGTGGGCGTGACGGGAGCCACCGGGGCTCCGTTGGCCGCGGGGCTGCTCGAAGCGCTGCGCGGCGATCCGGACGTGCGCACTCATCTCGTGCTCAGCAGATGGGCCAGGACCACGATCGAGCTGGAAACCGGATACGGAGCGCGGGAGTTCACCAAACTGGCCGACGAGGTGCACGGACCCGGGGACCAGGCGGCCACGATCTCCTCCGGGTCGTTCCACACCGACGGCATGGTGATTCTGCCCTGCAGCATGAAGACGGTCGCCGGGATACGCACCGGTTACGCCGACGGGCTCATCGGTCGAGCCGCCGACGTCACCCTCAAGGAGCACCGCAAGCTCGTTCTGGTGCCCAGGGAAACCCCGCTCAGCGAGATCCACCTGGAGAACATGCTCGCGCTGGCCCGGATGGGAGCCGTGCTGGTTCCGCCGATGCCCGCCTTCTACAACCACCCGGGAGTCGTCGGCGACGTCGTCGACCACGTCGTGACCCGCGTGCTCGACCAGTTCGGCCTGTCGAGTTCCTCGGAAGGACGTTGGCGAGGTCTCGACGCCGCGCGTCGAACGGACTCGTGACCCCGCCCCACCGCTCGAACATCAGGAGAATGTCACATGCCCTACGACGATCTGCGTTCCTATCTCGAAGCCCTCGACCGGCAGGGACAGCTGCTGCACGTCGAGGAACAGGTCGATCCGGAGCCCGACCTGGGGGCCGCGGCCAACGCGGCCAACCGGCTCGGTGAACAGGCCCCGGCGCTGTACTTCGACAACGTCACCGGATTCGACGAGCCCCGGATCGCGTTGAACACGCACGGTTCGTGGGCCAATCACGCGATCGCGTTCGACCTTCCCCCCAACACCTCGACCAGGGGGCAGGTGGAGGAGTTCATCCGGCGCTGGGAGAACTTCCCGGTCGCCGTCGAGCACCGGGAGGACCCCCCGTGGGCCGAGAACTCCGTCAGCGGATCGGACGTGAACCTGTTCGACGTGCTGCCGCTGTTCCGGCTCAACGACGGGGACGGAGGTTTCTATCTGGACAAGGCCGCGGTCGTCTCCCGTGACCCGGATGATCCCGAGAACTTCGACAAGCAGAACGTCGGCACTTACCGGATGGAGGTCAAGGGCACCAACCGCCTCGGACTCCAACCGGTGCCGATGCACGACATCGCGCTGCACCTCAACGCGGCTGAGCAGCGCGGGCAGGACCTGCCGGTCGCGGTCGCCCTGGGCAACGAGCCGGTGATCTCCGTCGTGGCGGGAACCCCGCTCGGGTACGAGCAGTCCGAGTACGAGATGGCCGGCGCGCTGCGAGGCACGCCGGAGCCGATCGCGAAGGGCCCGCTGACCGGGCTCGACGTGCCGTGGGGCAGCGAAGTCGTACTCGAAGGAGTCATCGAGGGGCGCGAACGCGAGATCGAGGGGCCGTTCGGCGAGTTCACCGGACACTACTCCGGTGGACGCAGCATGACGGTGCTGCGCGTGGACCGGATCTCCTATCGCACATCCCCGGTCTTCGAGTCGCTGTACCTCGGGATGCCGTGGACCGAGGTCGACTACCTGATCGGACCCGCCACCTGCGTTCCGCTCTACCAGCAGCTGCGGGCCGACTTCCCCGAGGTGCAGGCCGTCAACGCGATGTACACCCACGGGCTGCTGGCGATCGTGTCCACCAGGAAGCGCTACGGCGGCTTCGCCCGCGCGGTCGGTCTCCGCACCATGACCACCCCGCACGGACTCGGCTACTGCAAGATGGTCATCGTCGTCGACGAGGACGTCGACCCCTTCAACCTGCCCCAGGTCATGTGGGCGTTGTCCACGAAGGTCAACCCGGCTTCCGATCTGGTCAACCTGCCGAACATGTCGGTGCTGGAACTGGATCCGGGATCACAGCCCCCGGGAATCAGCAACAAGCTCGTCATCGACGCGACCACCCCCGTGGAACCGGACGACCGCGGTCGCTACGGCCAGCCGGTCACGGACCTTCCCGAAACCGGGGCCTGGATCGACAAGCTGTCGTCGCTGATCGCCGAACGAGCGAACGAGAACCGCTGAACCACCGAACGAGGAAACCGGAGGCAGCAGACGATGTGTCCACGTTGTGCCGATGAGAACATCAGCGAACTCGCGGTCTCGCCCGTGCCGGGGGCGTGGAAGGTGCTGCGCTGCGACCTGTGCCTGTACACCTGGCGCACCAGCGAACCAGCGCGGCGCAGCACCAGGCAGGCTTATCCCGAGCGGTTCCGGATGAGCAGGGGCGACATCGACAACGCCCCGCAGGTGCCCGCGATACCGGAGCTGCGTGCCGAGGCGAAGGGGGAGACGTCGTGATGGAGGCCCTCATGTGGGAGGCCCGCGCCGCCGAGGGCAAGCTGGAAGAACTGCTCGGGTGGGCGGAGAACGCCCTGGCCGAGCTGAGCGAGCACGGTTCGTGCCGCGACGCGGCCGTGTACCGCGGAGGGCAGGACCGGGTGGTCGTCCTCGCGCATTTCGACGGTGCACCGGAAGAGCTCACGGCCCCTCCCGGAGAGCTGCTCGCCCGTCCGGTGCACCAGTGGCCGTTCACCAGGATCAGCGGTTACGAGTTCCGCCCCGACCACGCGGTCGGTGGTCAGGAGCCCGCGTCGTAGCCCGCACGCCGCAGGGCGTCGGCCAGGGCGCCCTGCTGGGCCCCTTCGCGTTTGCCGTCCCGCTGCTTGCCCGCCTTGCCGTTCTTGCCGGTTTTACCGCCTCCGCCGTTGCCGTTCTCCCGGCGTGGACGTGAGTTCCGGCCGGAAGTCGAATCACCGTCGGATCCGGCCCCGTTCGTGCTGCCGCTCCCGGCGGCGACCTCGTCCTCCAGTCGCATGGTCAGGGAGATGCGTTTGCGCTCCACGTCCACCTCCCTGACCTTGACGCGCACCACGTCGCCGGGTTTGGCGACCTCGCGCGGATCATCGACGAAGGACTTCGACATGGCCGAGACGTGGACCAGACCGTCCTGGTGCACCCCCACGTCGACGAAGGCGCCGAACGCGGCGACGTTGGTGACCGCGCCCTCCAGCACCATGCCCGGCTTCAGGTCGTTCAGCGAGTGCACCCCTTCCGCGAAGTGGGCGGTGCGGAATTCGGGACGCGGATCGCGACCGGGCTTCTCCAGTTCGGAGATGATGTCGGTGATCGTGGGGAGCCCGAAGGAGTCGTCCGCGAAATCGGCGGGGCGCAGTCCGCGCAGCAGCCGCGTGTTGCCGATGATCTCGGTCAGCGCCCCGCCGGTGGAATCGACGATGCGGTGCACCACGGGATAGCTCTCCGGATGGACGCTGGAGGAGTCCAGCGGGTCGTCACCGTTGGTGATGCGCAGGAACCCGGCGCACTGCTCGAACGCCTTCGGCCCCAACCGGGACACCTGCCTGAGTCCCTGCCTGGAACGGAAGGGACCGTGCGTCTCGCGGTGCCCGACGATGTTCTCGGCCAGTCCGGCGTTGATCCCGGACACCCTGGTGAGCAACGGGGCCGAGGCGGTGTTGACGTCCACGCCGACCGCGTTGACGCAGTCCTCGACCACGGCGTCCAGCGACTGCGAGAGCTTCGACTCGGACACGTCGTGCTGGTACTGACCGACACCGATGGACTTCGGTTCGATCTTGACCAGCTCGGCCAACGGGTCCTGGAGCCTGCGGGCGATCGAGACGGCCCCGCGCAGCGAGACGTCCACCTCGGGAAGTTCCCTGGAGGCGTAGGCCGAGGCGGAGTAGACCGAGGCCCCGGACTCGGACACCGAAACCTTGGTCGTGTTCTCGCGGGAAGCCACCACCCGCGCGGCCAGCTCGTCGGTCTCCCTGGAAGCGGTCCCGTTGCCGACGGCGATGAGTCCGGCCTCGTGCTGCTCGGCCAACCGCTCCAGGGTCGCCACCGCTTCTTCCCAGCGCCGTTGTGGCTCGTGCGGGTGGATGGTGGCCGTTTCCACCAGTTTGCCGGTGCCGTCCACCACCGCGACCTTCACACCGGTGCGGTACCCGGGGTCGAGCCCGATCGTGGGACGTGTCCCGGCCGGAGCGGCCAGCAGCAGATCGCGGAGGTTGCCCGCGAAGATCCGGACCGCCTCCTCCTCGGCCTGCTGGCGCAGCCTGCCGCGCAGGTCGATGTCGATGTGCACCATGATCCGGGTCCGCCAGGCCCAGCGGACCGTCTCGCGCAGCCAGGAGTCGGCCGGACGTCCCGCATCGCGGATGTCGAACCTGGCCGCTATGGCCGCCTCGTACTCGCCGGGACCCTGCGTGGGGTCGTGTTCCGGATCCGGGTCCAGGGACAGCTCGAGGATCTCTTCCTTCTCCCCGCGGAACAGCGCCAGCACCCGGTG
This genomic stretch from Actinopolyspora halophila DSM 43834 harbors:
- a CDS encoding DUF397 domain-containing protein, translated to MWRKSSRSANNGLCVEVALGAATAAVRDSKDPEGPALRVGAAEWGRFLAGVKRCAFDSGFAG
- a CDS encoding NAD-dependent epimerase/dehydratase family protein is translated as MTTTTGETHVVLGAGPAGKTIVDELLARGLRVRHVSRSPIEDAPAGVETVRADVSSADRAVSATAGAAAIYHAVNVPYHLQVEQLPEIGRAVLAAAGRNDARLVVLDTLYPYGEAEGTAITEGTPWAATSRKGRMRAALDQSYLDAHHAGHADVVLGRAADFYGPRVLNSTLGGAFFPAVLTTEPALGFGDITLPHSYSYLPDVARGLVDLGTTTDEAATGRVWHLPTVPAVSTEHLHDLVERITGSEITARVLDRPTSAGPFDERFMNEYAELFYQHLVPQNMVSAPFERHFGRQPTPLVDGLRATLDWYRDFLTAQSAAENS
- a CDS encoding ABC transporter ATP-binding protein, which encodes MDNGVSWATMRSLTRDSSVTRQRLPPGLAKRILGYARPYLGVIVPFLLMVAATAVLGVVTPLLFKAIIDRGIVPGRMGVVLWLAVAVAGVALAEAVLTLLQRWYSSRLGEGLIYELRRDVFDHVQRMPLAFFVRAQTGALTSRLNSDVIGAQRALTSTLSSVVSNVLSLVLVLAAMFALSWKITLIALALLPLFLLPVRWIGKRLQRVTREQMAVDAEMSSLMTERFGVGGAMLTKLYGRADEETEQFAGKAARVRDLGVLSAMYSRVFFVGLTLLAALATAIAYGLGGTLVIGGSLQLGTLVALTSLLTRLYGPLTSLSNVHVDVMTALVSFHRVFEVLDLQPMIREREDAIELPSGANSLEFDSVSFHYPGSDEVSLASLESVARQESTPAHQVLHDVSFRADPGEMIALVGHSGAGKTTIAQLAGRLYEVDSGSVRVGGHDVRDVTLASLYSTIGVVTQEAHLFHDTIRANLAYARPSAADAELLEALRTAQLEELLTDLPDGLDTVVGDRGYRLSGGEKQRIAIARLLLKQPPIVVLDEATAHLDSESEAAVQQALRGALSGRTSLVIAHRLATIRRADRILVISEGSIAEQGTHTELLEHDGHYAELYRTQFADGTESRSSTAVDGADPGLAEIAEHSGIVESGDNGQTARRS
- a CDS encoding TetR/AcrR family transcriptional regulator; protein product: MRTGSRATAEERRRAVIRSAVTVFARRGYDTSPVTRVAEHAGISSAYVMKLFPRKVDLFVAAIEDCYDRIVSTLAEAVDEAESPDSTETLDRMGVRYAELIADRDLLLLQVQALASTQTPEVASAVRDGIGRITSLVVSSAGADAAQAQNFLARGQLCHLLTAIDAFDTDTDWAAALTEGFRHTPAS
- a CDS encoding non-oxidative hydroxyarylic acid decarboxylases subunit C, which translates into the protein MPYDDLRSYLEALDRQGQLLHVEEQVDPEPDLGAAANAANRLGEQAPALYFDNVTGFDEPRIALNTHGSWANHAIAFDLPPNTSTRGQVEEFIRRWENFPVAVEHREDPPWAENSVSGSDVNLFDVLPLFRLNDGDGGFYLDKAAVVSRDPDDPENFDKQNVGTYRMEVKGTNRLGLQPVPMHDIALHLNAAEQRGQDLPVAVALGNEPVISVVAGTPLGYEQSEYEMAGALRGTPEPIAKGPLTGLDVPWGSEVVLEGVIEGREREIEGPFGEFTGHYSGGRSMTVLRVDRISYRTSPVFESLYLGMPWTEVDYLIGPATCVPLYQQLRADFPEVQAVNAMYTHGLLAIVSTRKRYGGFARAVGLRTMTTPHGLGYCKMVIVVDEDVDPFNLPQVMWALSTKVNPASDLVNLPNMSVLELDPGSQPPGISNKLVIDATTPVEPDDRGRYGQPVTDLPETGAWIDKLSSLIAERANENR
- a CDS encoding non-oxidative hydroxyarylic acid decarboxylases subunit D; this encodes MCPRCADENISELAVSPVPGAWKVLRCDLCLYTWRTSEPARRSTRQAYPERFRMSRGDIDNAPQVPAIPELRAEAKGETS
- a CDS encoding MarR family winged helix-turn-helix transcriptional regulator codes for the protein MELDAAVFHLLRRTLQEHNANWQAQLPELTKPQYAVLRAVDEHPGIEQAVVGQQAAIDKATLASLLPRLEQRGLLSRAVDSGDRRRRLLHLTEQGRNVLLQADSVAESVNGAMLARLSEAEHEQLRHLLLKLADEQGGSTTPNQQDAPPH
- a CDS encoding Tex-like N-terminal domain-containing protein: MGENALTTRASRSVERLNRNVTTSIHQRIAEELGARAEQVAAAVQLLDDGATVPFVARYRKEVTGALDDTQLRTLEQRLRYLRELEQRRNTILEEIRKQGKLDDELHARISAADSKARLEDLYLPFKPKRRTKAQVAREAGLEPLADTLLTDPQQDPQIVAAGYVDSDNGIADASAALTGARSILVERFAEDGDLIGELRERAWGRGLLSSKVREGAESSGAKFADYFDFSEPLRTLPSHRVLALFRGEKEEILELSLDPDPEHDPTQGPGEYEAAIAARFDIRDAGRPADSWLRETVRWAWRTRIMVHIDIDLRGRLRQQAEEEAVRIFAGNLRDLLLAAPAGTRPTIGLDPGYRTGVKVAVVDGTGKLVETATIHPHEPQRRWEEAVATLERLAEQHEAGLIAVGNGTASRETDELAARVVASRENTTKVSVSESGASVYSASAYASRELPEVDVSLRGAVSIARRLQDPLAELVKIEPKSIGVGQYQHDVSESKLSQSLDAVVEDCVNAVGVDVNTASAPLLTRVSGINAGLAENIVGHRETHGPFRSRQGLRQVSRLGPKAFEQCAGFLRITNGDDPLDSSSVHPESYPVVHRIVDSTGGALTEIIGNTRLLRGLRPADFADDSFGLPTITDIISELEKPGRDPRPEFRTAHFAEGVHSLNDLKPGMVLEGAVTNVAAFGAFVDVGVHQDGLVHVSAMSKSFVDDPREVAKPGDVVRVKVREVDVERKRISLTMRLEDEVAAGSGSTNGAGSDGDSTSGRNSRPRRENGNGGGGKTGKNGKAGKQRDGKREGAQQGALADALRRAGYDAGS
- a CDS encoding helix-turn-helix domain-containing protein yields the protein MSGSNDPSALRWLIGVELTTYRKQVGLSLTELSVETGISKPKLGHMESGRYQQQPDDLANVLRACGTDQRGIDRLTSLSARSDSKSWWAPWAHVVPDWLKTFVGLEGLAYSEFVYEPLVLPGMMQTAEYAEALTQATGFVRQNHTERFVSFRLARARRLTETADLRVQVVVGESALRLAVASPEVRRAQYERLLGLAEHPRVTLQILTPECGPHDAGSTGQFCVLHFAEARPIAYTELLDGAVYVQDPDDVRTYTLAAESLQRVALDPDESFAYVKALASDE
- a CDS encoding UbiX family flavin prenyltransferase encodes the protein MRLVVGVTGATGAPLAAGLLEALRGDPDVRTHLVLSRWARTTIELETGYGAREFTKLADEVHGPGDQAATISSGSFHTDGMVILPCSMKTVAGIRTGYADGLIGRAADVTLKEHRKLVLVPRETPLSEIHLENMLALARMGAVLVPPMPAFYNHPGVVGDVVDHVVTRVLDQFGLSSSSEGRWRGLDAARRTDS